In Coleofasciculus sp. FACHB-T130, the genomic window TCAGCCTCTGTTAAGGTAGCTGCAATCGCCGCTCCAGGCATTTTGGCAACCTGCTGATGACTCGGAGCGTGAGCAACCGAATGATCCATCGGATTCAGTCCGCCGATTTGACCATAAACCTCAAAACTGTAAATCGAGATTCCTAGGACGATCACCGCTGGAATCGCCGTCCACAAAATTTCTAAGGGAACGTTGCCATGCACGGGTGGCCCGTCCGTATCATCGCCAGGACGTTGCCGAAATCTAATTGCCGCAATGATAATTATTCCCTGAACCAGCAGGAACAGACCTGTGGAAATGGTCATCATCGCGTTAAACAGCCTGTCGATTAGGGTTGCTTCCTCAGAGGCTGCTATCGGCAAAAGACCGTGGTTTTGACCGTACCACAGGCTGACAAGGGTCAGCACAATGCCAACCAGTAAAGTTAATATCGAGCTTGGGATTTTCACGGGCTTTGTCTTGGATTTGGTGCAATTCTAAACAAAACAGTGTGGGCTGATGCCCAGACCGATTTGGTCTATCTAGACTGCCTCGAAGTGAAGCTGCCTTTGTGTTCGATCTTAGGAAATCAGTAAGAGCCTCATTAACCACGGTAAGGCAGAGATCCCATAAAGGTGAGCCAATCTGAGTTATCTTTTGGAATTTTTTTGGGATCGCCGCCATTTTCAGGAAAGGTACCAGCAGACAAAGCCATTTCCGCTAGGATGAATCCTGGGAGGCGTCTCCCGCCCTGTCAGGGATTCGGGATTTAGAGCTAGAAGATTGCTTCTGGATTCTAGCGGTTTTCTCTTTGAATACCAGTATTCTTTTTTACAATGAAATACTTGATTTAGAAGAAATCTAAAAATTTTAGCCGCAGAGGTTATTGCATTGCCCTAATTCGCCTCAATTTCCGCAAAATCTCGGCAATTGGAAGAAATTCCTAAAGCGGTGGCTGATGATGCAACGGGGTCATTAGAGTGGTAGCTAGAGCCGGTCATCTTCCTCCATTCAGATGCTAGGTTGGAATTGAGCGGATACTCTGATTTGATTGGTGAAAAATTAGCTTTTTGAACGCTATGACAGAATCCGTCCTTCATCAGGATGTTCGCACTCCGGAGGATTCCCACCCAAGGGACAAGATCCGTCGCTTGGTGTTTCGGCTGGGCGTCGCTACGCTGGTTTTGATGGCGATTGGGAGTGCCACAAGAGTGATGAATGCTGGGCTAGCGTGCCCGGATTGGCCTCTATGCTACGGTCAACTGGTGCCTTCTTCGCAGATGAATCTTCAGGTGTTTCTGGAGTGGTTTCACAGGTTGGACGCGGCAGCAATCGGCTTCGGCGCGATCGCGCTAGCAGTTCTTTCCTGGTGGCATCGGCTATCGCTCCCTAAATGGTTGCCTTGGGCGTCCACCTTCGCACTCTTTTTAGTGGTATTTCAGGGCGTCTTGGGGGGACTGACGGTCACGCAACTGCTGCGTTTTGACATTGTCACCGCTCACCTGGGAACCGCACTGTTGTTTTTTATCACCCTACTGACAATCGGCGCGGCACTCTTGCCTTATCAAGGCACGGGAACGGTTGGAAAATTGCCGTGGGTGAGTTTAACGGCTGCAATTTTGGTCTATCTACAAAGCCTCCTGGGTGGATTAGTGGGTTCTCGCTGGGCGCTCCATCAGTGCTTTGGGGCGCAAGAGTTGTGTACGGTGATGAATAGCCACATTGCGGGTGTCGTTCCCCCAACTTTAGCGATCGTTGCTGTCGTGCTTTTGGCATGGCGCACACCCGCACTGCACCCGATGCTGCGCCGTCTGGCTAATCTGGGTGGTGGTTTACTGGTGTTACAAGTGATTCTCGGTGTGGCGACCTTCCGCTTGCACCTCCAAGTAGAACCACTGACCGTCGCTCACCAGGCAGTCGGAGCCGCCTTACTCGGAACGCTTGTTGCTTTTACTGTTTTGGCGTTGCGCGATCGCGCCAGTGTCATTCCCAACCCTTCCGTATAGCTCTTCATCAATCCGCACCCCTCAGGGTGGGACTCTACAAACAAAGCCTGCGCTCGTTTACCCTTGAGCGATCGCGTTGCGGCAGGCTAAGTAATTTAGGAAAAAATAAATAATGCAGGAAATGATAGTTGGAACCGATGTCTCCCGCAGACACCAAAACTTCCTAGAGGTCATTCAGAGTTACTACCAGCTGACAAAGCCCCGAATTATCCCGCTGCTGCTGATCACAACGGCGGCGAGTATGTGGATGGCATCAGATGGACAGGTAGATCCGCTGTTGTTATTGGTGACGATGGCGGGTGGAACGCTCGCTGCCGCATCTGCTCAAACCCTCAACTGCATCTACGATCGCGATATCGATTATGCAATGGAGCGCACCCGCCACCGCCCGATTCCTTCTGGTCGTGTGCAATCCCGCGATGCGCTAATTTTTGCAATTGTCCTGGCTTGTCTTTCTTTCACCTTGCTGACAGTTTTCGCCAACCTGCTGTCCGCCCTCTTAGCAATGTCAGGCGTTGTCTTCTACATGGGCATCTACACCCACTTGCTAAAACGCCACACCACGCAAAACATCGTGATTGGCGGTGCCGCAGGAGCGATCCCGGCGCTAGTCGGTTGGGCCGCTGTTACCGGCACCTTAAGCTGGGCAGCTTGGCTGCTTTTTGCGATTGTGTTTGTGTGGACGCCTCCCCATTTCTGGGCGTTAGCTTTAATGATTCGAGATGACTACGCCAAGGTCGGGATTCCGATGCTGCCAGTGGTTGAAGGGGAAGTGGTCACGACTCGGCAAATTTGGCTTTACACGCTGATTATGGTACCGATGACGTTGTTGCTGGTTTATCCTTTGGGCGCGTCTGGTATCGTTTATGGGATTGTTGCCTCAATCCTGGGGAGTCTCTTTATTAAGAAAGCATGGCAGATGTTGCAGTCACCTGGAGATAAACAGGTCGCGCGATCGCTGTTTAAATACTCCATCCTCTACATGATGCTGCTCTGCACCGGCATTGTCGTCGATAGTTTACCAGTAACGCATCAATTCACCGCATTTGTTGGCGAACATCTCCAGACATTCATTAGCGCGATCGCAATTTTGCAATGATCCCGCGATTAGAAATCGCATCTAAACAAAAAAACCCGCCTTGGCGGGTTTTTTGCATTGAAAGCGGTCGCTCTGTTTAAACTCTTGCGGAAAGGATTGGGAATGCGATCGCATTTCTATCAACAATTCGCGCGATCGCTCAACCGGCAAAATCCATCTAAATCTAACAGCTAGAATTCGGAGAAATCCTCTTCTAAACTGCTAAGTATTTTGCCATCAGGCATTGTTGTTCCCCTCAATTTAGCATTGTCCCAGTTAGCATTCTGTAGATTAGCATTTCTTAAGTTGACACCACTCAGATTGGTATGGGTCAAGTCAGCACCACTCAAGTCAGCACCACTCAAGTCAGCATCACTCAAGTCAGCACCACTCAAGTCAGCACCACTCAAGTCAGCACCACTCAAAGCTACTACCACAGTATTGTTTCCCCGATAGCTT contains:
- a CDS encoding heme A synthase; translated protein: MTESVLHQDVRTPEDSHPRDKIRRLVFRLGVATLVLMAIGSATRVMNAGLACPDWPLCYGQLVPSSQMNLQVFLEWFHRLDAAAIGFGAIALAVLSWWHRLSLPKWLPWASTFALFLVVFQGVLGGLTVTQLLRFDIVTAHLGTALLFFITLLTIGAALLPYQGTGTVGKLPWVSLTAAILVYLQSLLGGLVGSRWALHQCFGAQELCTVMNSHIAGVVPPTLAIVAVVLLAWRTPALHPMLRRLANLGGGLLVLQVILGVATFRLHLQVEPLTVAHQAVGAALLGTLVAFTVLALRDRASVIPNPSV
- a CDS encoding heme o synthase, with amino-acid sequence MQEMIVGTDVSRRHQNFLEVIQSYYQLTKPRIIPLLLITTAASMWMASDGQVDPLLLLVTMAGGTLAAASAQTLNCIYDRDIDYAMERTRHRPIPSGRVQSRDALIFAIVLACLSFTLLTVFANLLSALLAMSGVVFYMGIYTHLLKRHTTQNIVIGGAAGAIPALVGWAAVTGTLSWAAWLLFAIVFVWTPPHFWALALMIRDDYAKVGIPMLPVVEGEVVTTRQIWLYTLIMVPMTLLLVYPLGASGIVYGIVASILGSLFIKKAWQMLQSPGDKQVARSLFKYSILYMMLLCTGIVVDSLPVTHQFTAFVGEHLQTFISAIAILQ